The Montipora capricornis isolate CH-2021 chromosome 3, ASM3666992v2, whole genome shotgun sequence genome window below encodes:
- the LOC138042604 gene encoding staphylococcal nuclease domain-containing protein 1-like, with translation MAQTPHMNRGIVKQVLSGDSVVIRGQPRGGPPPERQLCLSNVNAPKLARRSNPNVEGSVETRDEPFAWEAREFLRKKLIGKEVLFTVEYKVPGTGREYGCIYLKKGEELENVTESIVSEGLVEVRRGGIKPSDDQTKLIDLEEMAKTEARGKWSADASSHIREIKWNVENPRHFLDANNGKEFDAVIEHVRDGCSVRAFLLPDFYHVTVMFTGIKCPMIRREGDKEIPEPFSDEAKFFTESRLLQREVKIILEGVSNQNYIGTIIHPAGNIAELLLREGFARCVDWSMAVLSNGHHKLRAAEKFAHEKKLRMWKDYVSTAPSVDIQKKEFTGKVVECVNADALVIKSPNGEQKKIHFSSLRPPRLTPKEDGTQEMITNIKDNRKPRPLYDIPYMFEAREFLRKKLIGKKVNVKIDYIKPPSDGFPERTCATVTMGGINIGEALISKGFATALRHRQDDDQRSSCYDELLAAETRAIKNGKGLHSKKETPHHRVADLSGEPAKAKQFLPFLQRAGRSTGIVEFVASGSRLRLYLPKETCLVTFLVAGITCPRAGRIVTSQGVIAAEGEPFGDEALSFTKDLCMQREVEVEVEAIDKAGNFIGWLFVDNTNLSVALVEAGLSQVHFTAERSQFYHQLFQAEEQAKSAKLKLWANYEEPKNIVVVEEAERKCNYKKVVVTETKQSLSFWAQHVDSGGQLEKLMDDLHNELSTSPPLPGSYTARKGDLCAALFVDNNWYRARVENVVSPKQVHVFYIDYGNREALPVTRLCPLPSAFHSFPAQAHEYHMAFIELPSDVEAVADALDAFKNLVMNHQFMLNVEYKNLNQEYVTLVQENGEDAAKALVSDGLVLVEKRKEKRLQKLMEEYHKAQDAARKARLNLWRYGDFTDDDAKEFGFKA, from the exons CCTTTCGCATGGGAGGCAAGGGAATTTCTTAGAAAAAAGCTAATTGGAAAAGAAGTTTTGTTTACTGTGGAATACAAAGTTCCTGGAACAGGAAGAGAATATGGGTGCATTTACTTAAAGAAAG ggGAGGAACTTGAGAATGTAACAGAGTCGATAGTTTCTGAAGGACTCGTAGAAGTCAGGCGTGGTGGCATCAAACCTTCAGA tGATCAAACAAAGTTAATTGACCTTGAAGAGATGGCAAAGACAGAGGCAAGAGGAAAGTGGAGTGCAGATGCTTCTAGT CATATCAGGGAAATCAAATGGAATGTAGAGAATCCAAGGCACTTCCTGGATGCCAATAATGGAAAAGAATTTGATG CTGTTATTGAACATGTCCGTGACGGTTGCTCAGTGAGAGCCTTTTTGCTGCCAGACTTCTACCATGTGACAGTGATGTTTACTGGAATTAAG tgTCCTATGATCAGACGTGAAGGAGATAAAGAAATTCCAGAGCCATTCTCTGATGAA GCAAAGTTTTTCACAGAGAGCCGTTTGTTGCAAAGAGAAGTCAAGATAATTTTGGAGG GTGTATCAAACCAGAATTATATTGGCACAATAATTCATCCG GCTGGAAATATTGCTGAACTCCTGTTGCGTGAAGGGTTTGCCCGCTGTGTCGACTGGAGTATGGCAGTGCTTTCTAATGGACATCATAAGCTGCGTGCTGCAGAAAA GTTTGCCCATGAAAAGAAGCTGAGAATGTGGAAGGACTATGTGTCCACTGCTCCATCGGTTGATATTCAAAAGAAAGAATTTACGGGGAAG GTTGTAGAATGTGTCAATGCGGATGCTTTGGTTATCAAAAGTCCAAATGGcgaacaaaagaaaattcattTCTCCAGTTTAAGGCCTCCGAG GTTAACACCTAAAGAAGATGGAACACAG GAGATGATCACTAATATCAAAGATAACAGGAAGCCAAGGCCTCTGTACGATATCCCTTACATGTTTGAAGCTAGAGAATTtcttagaaaaaaattaattggaaAGAAG GTGAATGTTAAAATTGATTACATCAAGCCCCCAAGTGATGGATTCCCAGAGCGCACATGCGCAACAGTGACAATGGGTGGGATAAATATAGGCGAAGCTCTTATTAGCAAAGGATTTGCGACTGCGCTACGGCACAGACAAGATGATGACCAACGATCTTCGTGCTACGATGAACTGCTGGCGGCGGAAACGCGTGCAATAAAGAATGGTAAAGGATTACACAGCAAGAAGGAAACACCTCATCACAGAGTAGCTGATCTGTCTGGG GAACCAGCTAAAGCAAAGCAGTTTTTGCCATTCCTTCAAAGAGCTGGAAGATCTACAGGAATAGTTGAA TTTGTTGCCAGTGGTTCCAGACTAAGATTGTATCTACCAAAGGAGACATGTCTTGTAACTTTCCTTGTCGCAG GTATCACATGTCCTCGTGCTGGCAGAATAGTGACTTCTCAAGGCGTTATTGCCGCCGAAGGAGAGCCTTTTGGAGATGAAGCCTTGAGCTTCACGAAAGACCTTTGTATGCAGAGAGAG GTCGAAGTGGAAGTCGAAGCAATAGACAAGGCTGGTAACTTCATCGGCTGGCTGTTTGTGGACAACACCAACCTTTCAGTCGCACTCGTTGAG GCTGGTCTTTCTCAAGTCCACTTCACTGCTGAACGTTCCCAGTTCTATCATCAACTCTTTCAAGCTGAAGAGCAGGCAAAATCAGCGAAGCTAAAG TTATGGGCCAATTATGAAGAACCTAAGAATATTGTTGTCGTTGAGGAAGCAGAAAGAAAGTGCAATTATAAGAAG GTTGTTGTTACAGAAACAAAGCAGAGTCTTTCCTTTTGGGCTCAGCATGTTGACTCAG GTGGCCAGCTGGAAAAACTTATGGATGATCTTCATAATGAGCTTAGTACAAGCCCGCCATTACCTGGTTCTTATACAGCAAGGAAAGGAGATCTGTGTGCCGCTTTATTTGTGGATAATAACTG GTACCGAGCGCGCGTAGAAAACGTTGTTTCTCCAAAACAAGTTCACGTGTTTTACATCGACTATGGAAAC AGAGAGGCGTTACCGGTCACGAGGCTCTGTCCACTCCCTTCTGCTTTCCACAG TTTTCCTGCTCAGGCACATGAGTACCACATGGCATTTATTGAACTTCCAAGTGAT gtTGAAGCAGTAGCTGACGCTTTGGATGCTTTCAAGAATCTGGTTATG AACCATCAATTTATGCTGAATGTGGAGTATAAAAATTTGAACCAG gaATACGTGACACTCGTTCAGGAGAATGGAGAAGACGCTGCCAAGGCTCTTGTTTCAGATGGTCTAGTATTagttgaaaaaaggaaagaaaagcgaCTACAGAAACTAATGGAGGAGTATCACAAGGCTCAGGATGCAGCCAGGAAGGCCAGG TTAAACCTGTGGCGTTATGGTGACTTTACTGACGATGATGCAAAGGAGTTTGGTTTTAAAGCCTAG